From the Daucus carota subsp. sativus chromosome 8, DH1 v3.0, whole genome shotgun sequence genome, one window contains:
- the LOC108200042 gene encoding umbelliferone 6-dimethylallyltransferase, chloroplastic, producing MIQSFMPSCFSSSIQLQPEKGMLVPLQSQRRHTKTLNQDKEYKYTGPSSSNIINATDIFSSSCNKLRVYKTQHIQTFCTTSDAEFLLQPKDNQKATPLSRLWEEWDAFYRFCRIYTVTGMVAGVSSVSVLPLTSVGELSPAFFVGMLQALFPFVILNMYVVGINQLADVEIDKINKPHLPLASGEYSVDKGITVVSAFGFMCLTMGIMFQSPPLFIGIVVYILLGTAYSIKLPLLRWKTNPYLAAFCVVGGHGLIIQPAVFYHIQHVLGKPFTLNKSLVFATIFFSLFSVVIALFKDIPDVEGDRAFGNLTFSVRHGKKKVFSICVGILLIAYGSGVVVGASSSFLICKIVSVIGHTTLALLFLLRAKSLNLDDDVATQSFYMFLWKLFSAEYVLIHFIR from the exons ATGATTCAGTCATTTATGCCATCATGCTTCTCCTCCAGTATCCAGCTTCAACCAGAAAAAG GCATGCTAGTACCTCTTCAGTCACAAAGGAGACATACAAAAACTCTGAATCAAgataaagaatataaatataccGGCCCTTCTAGCTCCAACATTATAAATGCAACAGACATTTTTAGCAGCAGTTGCAACAAGCTCAGGGTATACAAAACCCAACATATACAAACCTTTTGTACCACATCAGATGCTGAGTTCCTATTACAGCCAAAAGATAATCAGAAAGCAACTCCACTGAGTCGTTTATGGGAAGAATGGGATGCATTTTACAGGTTTTGCCGCATATACACCGTCACTGGCATG GTTGCTGGAGTCAGTTCAGTTTCCGTACTGCCTTTGACTTCAGTTGGAGAATTGTCACCTGCATTTTTTGTGGGAATGCTACAG GCATTGTTTCCATTTGTTATTTTGAACATGTATGTGGTTGGGATTAATCAACTGGCAGATGTGGAAATAGACAAA ATAAACAAGCCACATCTTCCTTTGGCTTCTGGAGAATATTCAGTGGATAAAGGGATAACTGTTGTTTCAGCTTTTGGTTTTATG TGCTTGACCATGGGGATTATGTTTCAGTCTCCACCCCTTTTCATTGGAATTgttgtatatattttacttGGAACGGCATATTCTATCAAG CTACCATTACTCAGATGGAAAACAAATCCCTACCTAGCTGCATTCTGTGTAGTCGGCGGACATGGGCTCATTATTCAGCCTGCTGTTTTCTATCACATCCAG CATGTGCTCGGTAAACCATTCACTCTAAACAAGTCATTGGTCTTCGCTACCATTTTCTTcagcttattttcggttgttattGCATTATTTAAG GACATACCTGATGTTGAAGGAGACCGAGCGTTTGGGAACCTAACATTCAGTGTCAGGCATGGCAAAAAGAAA GTCTTTTCTATATGTGTAGGCATCCTGCTGATTGCCTATGGTTCTGGTGTGGTGGTTGGAGCTTCATCCTCGTTTCTAATATGCAAGATTGTGTCT GTGATAGGCCATACTACACTTGCCTTATTGTTTCTTCTTCGAGCAAAGTCACTTAATCTtgatgatgatgtggcaacaCAATCCTTCTATATGTTTTTGTGGAAG CTGTTTTCTGCAGAATATGTGCTCATTCATTTTATACGCTAA
- the LOC108199988 gene encoding umbelliferone 6-dimethylallyltransferase, chloroplastic isoform X2, whose amino-acid sequence MKQRKRDGGKVVQPKDDKKEKRKRSLWEQWDAFYRFCRMYTVTGMVIGVSSVSVLPLTSVGDLSPAFFVGLLQALIPFVFVNLYVVGLDQLVDFGMDKLNKPDSPLATGEYSMRQGKAVVSAFAFTCLGMGIMFQSPPLFIGVLVYFLLGTAYSIQLPLLRWKENPFLDALCIVGGHGFTIQPAVFYHIQHVLGKPLAFTKSVAFATIFFSFFSVGIALFKDIPVFEGDRTSGNRTFCVRHGKKKVFSLCVSILLIAYGFAVVIGASSSFLVCKIVSVIGHSTLAYILFIQAKSLNLNDDVATESFYMFLWKLFSAEYVLIHFMH is encoded by the exons ATGGTGGCAAAGTAGTACAGCCAAAAgatgataaaaaagaaaaacgAAAGAGAAGCCTATGGGAACAATGGGATGCATTTTACAGGTTTTGTCGTATGTACACTGTCACTGGCATG GTTATTGGTGTAAGTTCGGTTTCTGTACTGCCCTTGACTTCAGTTGGAGATTTGTCACCTGCATTTTTTGTGGGACTACTACAG GCATTGATTCCATTTGTTTTTGTAAACCTGTACGTGGTGGGACTAGATCAATTGGTTGATTTCGGAATGGACAAA CTAAATAAGCCCGATTCTCCGTTGGCTACTGGAGAATATTCCATGAGGCAAGGGAAAGCAGTTGTCTCAGCCTTTGCTTTTACG TGCTTAGGCATGGGGATCATGTTTCAGTCTCCACCACTGTTCATTGGAGTTCTTGTATATTTTTTACTTGGAACTGCATATTCCATCCAG CTACCTTTACTCAGATGGAAAGAGAACCCCTTCCTTGATGCATTATGTATTGTCGGTGGACATGGATTCACGATTCAGCCAGCTGTCTTCTATCACATCCAG CATGTACTCGGGAAACCATTAGCTTTCACGAAGTCAGTGGCCTTTGCGACTATTTTCTTCAGCTTCTTTTCTGTTGGTATTGCATTATTCAAG GACATACCTGTTTTTGAAGGAGACCGCACATCTGGCAACAGAACATTCTGTGTCAGGCATGGCAAAAAGAAA GTCTTTTCTCTGTGTGTAAGCATCCTGCTAATTGCCTATGGGTTTGCTGTGGTGATTGGAGCTTCATCCTCGTTTCTAGTATGCAAGATTGTGTCT GTTATAGGCCACAGTACACTCGCGTACATTCTTTTTATTCAAGCTAAATCTCTTAACCTCAATGATGATGTGGCAACAGAATCCTTCTATATGTTTTTGTGGAAG CTATTTTCTGCAGAGTATGTGCTCATTCATTTTATGCATTGA
- the LOC108200041 gene encoding zeatin O-glucosyltransferase, with the protein MANDSQVCVVMVPFLAQGHLGQLLDLSRLITSYNIPVHYVSSSTHIHQARTRHQSWDLDSVKNIHIHDFPIQPFYSPPPDPKSNTKYPHHLTPAFEGSVHLREPICKLLTDLSKTVRRLIIILDNLMAYVVQDFASLPNAEAYSFQNSSAFFYFSYYWDLAGRPIESDNKILQELPGVEGCFSSDLLAFVEKQQLFLKNISGHLYNTSTLIEGHYFNLLEELQLCQRQWALGPFIPVEICRKTDQQHKCLDWLDSQALNSVIYVSFGTTTSLSDEEVQALAVGIENSCQKFLWVLRDADTVDLFTGEVRKPALPEGFEDRILKANQGMIVRDWAPQLEILAHTSVGGFMSHCGWNSCLESITMGVPMAAWPMHSDQPRNAVLITKILQTGTIVKEWEEGNALLESSIITNAVKKLMASREGDEMRKRSAELSETIKKSVAEGGVRGTELDSFVAHITR; encoded by the coding sequence ATGGCCAACGACTCTCAGGTGTGTGTGGTGATGGTGCCTTTTCTAGCACAAGGTCATCTGGGTCAACTCCTCGATCTCTCCCGGCTCATCACCTCTTACAACATACCAGTCCACTATGTTAGCAGTAGCACTCACATCCACCAGGCCAGAACCCGGCACCAGAGTTGGGACCTCGATTCGGTTAAAAACATTCACATCCATGACTTCCCTATCCAGCCTTTTTATTCTCCACCACCAGATCCCAAATCCAATACTAAATATCCCCACCATCTTACACCAGCATTTGAAGGCTCGGTGCACCTCCGCGAACCTATTTGCAAGCTCCTCACTGATCTGTCTAAAACCGTTCGAAGACTAATCATCATTCTCGACAACTTAATGGCCTATGTTGTACAAGATTTTGCTTCCTTACCCAACGCCGAGGCCTACAGTTTTCAGAATAGTTcagcttttttttatttttcctacTATTGGGACCTAGCTGGGAGGCCTATTGAATCAGATAACAAGATTCTTCAAGAATTACCTGGCGTGGAAGGTTGTTTCAGCTCCGACTTGTTAGCGTTTGTGGAAAAGCAGCAACTATTTCTAAAAAACATCTCGGGTCACCTTTACAACACCTCTACACTAATTGAAGGCCATTACTTCAATTTGCTAGAGGAATTGCAGCTTTGCCAGAGACAGTGGGCGCTCGGCCCTTTCATTCCGGTTGAAATTTGCAGAAAAACAGACCAACAGCACAAATGCCTAGACTGGCTGGACAGTCAGGCTTTAAATTCGGTGATATATGTCTCTTTCGGTACAACTACTTCACTGAGTGATGAAGAAGTTCAGGCCCTCGCAGTTGGCATCGAAAACAGCTGTCAAAAGTTCTTATGGGTTTTGAGAGACGCGGATACTGTAGATCTTTTTAccggagaagttagaaaaccagcACTTCCAGAGGGTTTTGAGGACCGAATACTTAAAGCGAATCAGGGGATGATAGTGAGAGACTGGGCACCACAGTTGGAGATCTTGGCCCACACATCCGTTGGGGGTTTTATGAGCCACTGCGGATGGAATTCATGCTTGGAAAGTATTACCATGGGAGTGCCAATGGCTGCGTGGCCAATGCATTCCGACCAGCCAAGAAATGCTGTGCTAATAACCAAGATACTTCAGACTGGTACCATTGTCAAGGAGTGGGAGGAAGGAAATGCTTTACTCGAATCTTCGATAATCACAAATGCTGTGAAGAAGTTGATGGCGTCTAGGGAAGGAGATGAAATGAGGAAGAGATCGGCAGAATTAAGTGAGACCATCAAAAAATCTGTGGCAGAAGGTGGTGTTCGTGGCACTGAGTTGGATTCCTTTGTTGCTCACATCACTAGATGA
- the LOC108199988 gene encoding umbelliferone 6-dimethylallyltransferase, chloroplastic isoform X1: MKQRKRVAVLFGNNSRAYFRNLLIHIFHPDGGKVVQPKDDKKEKRKRSLWEQWDAFYRFCRMYTVTGMVIGVSSVSVLPLTSVGDLSPAFFVGLLQALIPFVFVNLYVVGLDQLVDFGMDKLNKPDSPLATGEYSMRQGKAVVSAFAFTCLGMGIMFQSPPLFIGVLVYFLLGTAYSIQLPLLRWKENPFLDALCIVGGHGFTIQPAVFYHIQHVLGKPLAFTKSVAFATIFFSFFSVGIALFKDIPVFEGDRTSGNRTFCVRHGKKKVFSLCVSILLIAYGFAVVIGASSSFLVCKIVSVIGHSTLAYILFIQAKSLNLNDDVATESFYMFLWKLFSAEYVLIHFMH; this comes from the exons TTGCCGTACTCTTTGGTAACAATTCAAGAGCATACTTCAGAAACCTACTTATACACATATTCCACCCAGATGGTGGCAAAGTAGTACAGCCAAAAgatgataaaaaagaaaaacgAAAGAGAAGCCTATGGGAACAATGGGATGCATTTTACAGGTTTTGTCGTATGTACACTGTCACTGGCATG GTTATTGGTGTAAGTTCGGTTTCTGTACTGCCCTTGACTTCAGTTGGAGATTTGTCACCTGCATTTTTTGTGGGACTACTACAG GCATTGATTCCATTTGTTTTTGTAAACCTGTACGTGGTGGGACTAGATCAATTGGTTGATTTCGGAATGGACAAA CTAAATAAGCCCGATTCTCCGTTGGCTACTGGAGAATATTCCATGAGGCAAGGGAAAGCAGTTGTCTCAGCCTTTGCTTTTACG TGCTTAGGCATGGGGATCATGTTTCAGTCTCCACCACTGTTCATTGGAGTTCTTGTATATTTTTTACTTGGAACTGCATATTCCATCCAG CTACCTTTACTCAGATGGAAAGAGAACCCCTTCCTTGATGCATTATGTATTGTCGGTGGACATGGATTCACGATTCAGCCAGCTGTCTTCTATCACATCCAG CATGTACTCGGGAAACCATTAGCTTTCACGAAGTCAGTGGCCTTTGCGACTATTTTCTTCAGCTTCTTTTCTGTTGGTATTGCATTATTCAAG GACATACCTGTTTTTGAAGGAGACCGCACATCTGGCAACAGAACATTCTGTGTCAGGCATGGCAAAAAGAAA GTCTTTTCTCTGTGTGTAAGCATCCTGCTAATTGCCTATGGGTTTGCTGTGGTGATTGGAGCTTCATCCTCGTTTCTAGTATGCAAGATTGTGTCT GTTATAGGCCACAGTACACTCGCGTACATTCTTTTTATTCAAGCTAAATCTCTTAACCTCAATGATGATGTGGCAACAGAATCCTTCTATATGTTTTTGTGGAAG CTATTTTCTGCAGAGTATGTGCTCATTCATTTTATGCATTGA
- the LOC135148508 gene encoding uncharacterized protein LOC135148508 gives MSTNDRSWMNRRLESNRITLTPEYKLSVEQFIKFAIENKGVVEDLMKCPCVNCKNGTWETIENVRYHLIANGICLGYKIWTSHGESSRRKNNRVQREVEKPVDMEAMLRDVGAEPKACTSRVEEPPNADASEFYKEVNRCGTPIYPGNTNYTKLSFTTRLLHFKNESHCSEKSFNLLLEIIGDVLPPKHTLPSTYYEVKKIVKELKLSYNKIDACENNCMLFYGDDKDKKDCDHCGKSRYKEACGKKSTTIPRKILRHFPLIDRLKRLFMSEHTAKQMTWYKNREVKEGEISHPSDGDDWKNFDLQHPSFAKEFRNVRLGLSTDGFNPFDNSGNKVYSLWPVVVVVYNLPPSMSMKKPYMFLTLIIPGPDNTKKDLHVFLRPLIDELKILWHSGVETFDQSQKNNFHMRAALMWTISDFPALAQLKGWSTKGKCGCLVCLGSVKGFQLKNCRKPCWYGTNRIFLNENDSLRKKGPKFASTERAVFRGRMSGEYEISTFNHLQFPPPGRLTKQRALGYGKEHNWTSRPIFYELEYWSSLRLRHCIDVMHTEKNVFENVFYTIVDDRFKSKDHNKSRMDCKELGVMSGLWLNNGVKPKARFTLTRPQLRQLCEWVSSLDLPDGCCSNLARCVKMDVLKFHGLKSHDCHIFMQKLMSIAFREFLPRDILDALAALSNYFVDICSTILVRSDLELLEKSIVKTLCVLETIFPPSFFDIMEHLVLHLAEECRLGGPVHYRWMYPFERLLKFMKDKIKNKARVEGSIAEKYVEEETVNFCSYYFKSNVGTVHNTVGRNEVAVEKQDDSILEVFRYPIECLGKHVVRYLDDDEYFIAEYYVLLNMPEVQPYIREYASYTGATPEELESLLKTNFKIWFKKKIENDVAIYPRFKDLLNGPSRMIMTFQSCKVNGYKFRCKDKSGVLVKGTSHVNALENYYGQLEEIIRLVYRGEIMCICLNVVGLIPREAVYVLTKIEFPLDESTTPSTENPYQENISNASTSIFSLFVDFAQYEPIPRIRFEDHDNDEVDDDDEDENNEEFDEEDQENEEEIGGGEEEEEEEEGYEDID, from the exons ATGTCGACCAATGATCGTAGTTGGATGAATCGTCGATTAGAAAGTAACCGAATAACACTTACTCCGGAATATAAATTGAGTGTTGagcaatttataaaatttgcaaTTGAGAATAAAGGTGTAGTTGAAGATTTGATGAAGTGTCCatgtgttaattgtaaaaatgGGACATGGGAGACCATTGAAAATGTTAGATATCATTTGATAGCTAATGGAATTTGCTTGGGTTATAAAATTTGGACATCTCATGGGGAGTCATCACGAAGAAAAAATAATCGTGTTCAAAGAGAAGTTGAAAAACCGGTAGACATGGAAGCGATGTTAAGAGATGTTGGAGCCGAACCTAAGGCTTGTACTAGTAGAGTAGAAGAACCACCTAATGCGGATGCTTCCGAATTTTACAAAGAAGTCAATAGATGTGGAACACCAATATATCCGGGAAACACCAATTACACAAAACTATCTTTCACCACAAGGTTGTTGCACTTTAAGAATGAATCCCATTGTAGTGagaaatcttttaatttgttacTTGAGATTATTGGTGATGTTCTTCCACCAAAACACACATTACCATCTACTTACTATGAGGTGAAAAAAATAGTAAAGGAATTGAAGCTTTCATACAACAAAATTGATGCTTGTGAAAATAATTGCATGTTGTTTTATGGGGATGATAAAGACAAAAAAGATTGTGATCATTGTGGAAAGAGTCGTTACAAAGAAGCATGTGGAAAAAAGAGTACCACAATTCCTCGTAAGATTTTAAGACATTTTCCTCTTATAGATCGTCTCAAAAGATTATTTATGTCGGAGCATACGGCTAAACAAATGACATGGTACAAGAATAGAGAGGTAAAAGAGGGAGAAATTAGTCACCCCTCGGACGGAGATGATTGGAAAAATTTTGACTTGCAACACCCTTCGTTTGCTAAGGAATTTCGTAATGTACGACTTGGTCTTTCAACCGATGGTTTTAATCCTTTTGATAATTCCGGTAATAAAGTATATAGTCTTTGGCCGGTAGTAGTTGTTGTGTATAATCTTCCTCCATCGATGTCAATGAAAAAACCCTACATGTTTTTGACTCTCATTATTCCGGGTCCGGATAATACAAAGAAGGATCTTCATGTATTTCTTCGTCCGCTTATTGACGAGTTAAAGATTTTGTGGCATAGTGGAGTTGAGACATTTGAtcaatcacaaaaaaataatttccacATGAGGGCGGCATTGATGTGGACTATAAGTGACTTTCCGGCTTTAGCACAACTCAAAGGATGGTCAACAAAAGGCAAATGTGGATGCCTGGTTTGTCTTGGAAGTGTAAAAGGCTTCCAACTTAAAAATTGTAGAAAGCCATGTTGGTATGGGACTAATCgaatttttttgaatgaaaatgatTCTTTACGGAAAAAAGGACCCAAGTTCGCAAGTACGGAGCGGGCCGTTTTTAGGGGTCGGATGAGTGGGGAGTATGAAATATCAACATTTAATCATTTGCAATTCCCTCCTCCCGGAAGATTGACCAAACAACGAGCTTTGGGTTATGGCAAAGAACACAATTGGACTAGTAGGCCAATTTTCTATGAACTTGAATATTGGTCGTCACTTAGGTTACGTCATTGTATTGATGTTATGCATACCGAAAAGAATGTTTTTGAAAATGTATTTTACACAATTGTGGATGACCGTTTCAAGTCAAAGGATCACAACAAGTCTAGGATGGATTGTAAGGAACTTGGTGTGATGTCCGGGTTATGGTTAAATAATGGGGTGAAGCCAAAGGCACGTTTTACGCTTACAAGACCCCAACTTCGCCAATTATGTGAATGGGTATCATCATTAGATCTTCCCGACGGGTGTTGCTCAAATCTAGCTCGATGTGTCAAAATGGATGTTCTCAAGTTTCACGGGTTAAAATCGCATGATTGTCATATTTTTATGCAAAAATTGATGAGTATTGCTTTTCGTGAGTTTTTACCTCGTGATATTTTGGATGCCCTTGCGGCACTATCAAATTACTTTGTCGATATTTGTTCGACAATTCTAGTACGTAGTGATCTAGAACTTCTAGAGAAATCCATAGTAAAGACACTATGTGTGCTAGAAACTATTTTCCCCCCAAGCTTTTTTGATATTATGGAACACTTGGTTTTACACTTGGCCGAAGAATGTCGTCTAGGGGGACCCGTTCACTATAGATGGATGTATCCTTTTGAACGGTTGTTAAAGTTTATGAAAGATAAGATCAAGAATAAGGCACGAGTGGAAGGTTCAATTGCGGAAAAATATGTCGAAGAAGAAACCGTCAACTTTTGTTCATATTACTTTAAGTCCAATGTTGGCACGGTTCATAACACCGTGGGAAGGAACGAAGTTGCGGTTGAGAAACAAGATGATAGTATTTTGGAGGTTTTTAGATATCCAATTGAGTGTTTGGGAAAACATGTTGTTCGATACTTGGATGATGATGAATACTTCATTGCGGAATATTATGTTCTCTTGAACATGCCAGAGGTTCAACCATATATTCG AGAATACGCATCTTATACGGGTGCAACGCCCGAAGAATTGGAATCACTTCTCAAGACTAACTTCAAAATTTGGTTCAAAAAAAAG attgaGAATGATGTTGCAATATATCCACGGTTCAAAGATCTACTTAATGGACCATCTCGCATGATTATGACATTTCAATCTTGCAAGGTTAATGGATATAAATTTCGTTGTAAGGATAAATCCGGTGTCCTTGTCAAAGGTACATCTCATGTTAATGCCCTTGAAAATTATTATGGTCAATTAGAAGAAATTATTAGACTTGTTTATAGGGGGGAAATCATGTGTATTTGTTTAAATGTTGTTGGTTTGATTCCGCGGGAAGCGGTGTACGTGTTGACAAAAATCGAATT tCCTCTTGATGAATCAACTACCCCTTCTACCGAAAATCCCTAccaagaaaatatatctaatgcATCCACTTCAATATTTTCATTGTTCGTTGACTTTGCACAATATGAGCCAATTCCGAGAATTCGATTCGAAGATCATGATAATGATGAAGTTGATgacgatgatgaagatgaaaacaatgaAGAGTTTGATGAGGAAGatcaagaaaatgaagaagaaataggaggaggagaagaagaagaggaagaagaagaaggttatgaagatatTGATTAG